The window ACTGCGCCGATAATCCGAACCTCGACTTCGCGGTTGATGACGCCGCCCGCACGGTGCTTCGGCTGCTTAAGCAGGGCAAGCGGGTCTTCCTGCACTGCGTGGCGGCCCACAGCCGTACGCCGACCGTCGCCGCGCGGGTCGCGATGCTGTCCGGTCATGAGTTTCGTGAGTCGCTCGACTCGGTGTGTGCGGCCCTTCCGGCAGCGAATCCGCAGGGGTTCCTGATCGAGGTGCTGGGGCGCTTGAGGCGCTCGGACGCCCGCGCAACTTGAGGCGCGAGCCGTAAGCCCGGCCGGGCGGCGGCAGGTGCCTAGGCTGCTGTCCAGTTGTGGTCGGCCTGGGAGGCGATGAGATGACCCGCGAGACCTATCAGGACGCCGATCTTCTTGCGGCGCTGCGCGCGGCGGCGGTGGGTGTGGAAGGCCCGCTGTCCGTGCAGGCGTACGCCATCTGGCAACGACGAAGCGGCGGGCCGACTTCGGCGCGGATCATCCAGCGGCTCGGCTCGTGGAGCGCCGCGCTGCGTGCGGCCGGGTTGGCGGCGCGTACGGCCGATCGCACCTATCACGCGAAGTGGGATGAGGACGCCGTGCTGGCCGCCGTGCGGGTGTTCTTGGCTGCGGGTGGTCCGAGCAGTTATGCGGCGTACGCCGATTGGTCGCGCGACCAGCCCGATGCGCCGAGCGCGCAGACCGTACGCAATCTGTGCGGCGGGTGGGCCGAAGCCAAGCGGCGCGCGGGCGACTGAGATTTTGCGCCCGATCGGCGCCTGACACGCGTGCACTTGCGCCCGGTCGGCGCCTGACACGCGTGCACTTGCGCCCGGTCAGCGCGTGGTGAGGCGATATACCCCGCGCCAGCCCACCAGACAGGCGCCGACGAACAGCGTCGCCACCACGATGAACGCCGGGTTGGTGCCTTGGTGAGATACCGCTCGCAAGACCATGCCGCCGACGACCGTGGTCAGCCATAGCACCAACCCGGACCACACCGAGGTCACCGCCCAGCCGCGCAAGGTCACGCCCAGCCAGCCCAGAGCCAGGCTGATCAGGAACGGCCACGCGGTGTGCGCGATGCCGCCCAAGCTTAGGCTCTCCTCGTGGCTGGCCCGGCCGATCGTCGCGAAGACGACGACCAGCGCCGCGTCGAGCGCGAACCAGCGTGCGCTCACGCCTGGTCAGCGCCAGTGGCCGGTGGGGACACTGCCCTGTGCTCGCTGGTGCCGCTTCCGGCGTACTTCTGCACCAGTGCCTCCAGGTCCATGCCGGTGGTCGACTTGAGCAGTTCCATGGTCTGGACGAGGTTGTTGGTGACCTGCTTGGGCAACTCGCCCGCGCCGTCGGACGAGATCACGGTCAGCTTGTCGATCGAGCCCATCGGTTTGGCCAACTCGGCCGCGACCTTGGGCAGCACCTCGATCAGCATCTGCAGCACGGCGGCCTCGTTGTATTGCGCGAATGCCGCAGCCTTCTTGTCCATCGCCTCGGCCTCGGCCTGCCCGGCAGCCAGGATCGCGGCACCTTGTGCCTCACCTTCGGCGCGCAGCGCCTCCGCTTCGGCGATACGGCGGGCCTTCTCGGCCTCACCGCGCTTGGCGCCCTCGATCGCCTCGGCCTCGGCCAGTGCCGAGCGACGCGACTTCTCACCCTCACCGGTCAGACGTGACTTCTCGGCCTCGGCTTCGGCAGCCGCGATCGAGGACGCCTTGCGGGCCTCGGCCTCCAGGATCTCGGACTGCCGGCGACCGGCGGCCTCGGTCTCGACGCGGTAGCGCTCGGCGTCGGCGGGCTTGCGGACCTCGGTGTCGAGCTGGCGCTCCTTGAGCGCGGCCTGGCGTACGGCCACCTTCTCCTGCTCGGTGAGGATCATCTGGTCACGGTCGGCCTGGGCCAACGGACCGGCGGCGGCAGCAGTCGCAGCAGCGGCGTCGGTCTCGGCCTTGATCTCCGACTCCTTCAGCGCCAGCGCGCGCTGGGTGATCGCGATCTCCTGCTCGGCTGCGATACGTGCCTGCTCGGCGGCCTGGCGGGCGTTGGCCTCCGCGATTGCCGCGAGCTGACCGAGCTTGGCGGCCTCGGGGCGACCGAGGTCGGCCAGATAGGAGCCGTCGTCGGTGATGTCTTGGATCTGGAAGGTGTCGAGTACGAGTCCCTGGCCGGTCAGCGAGGTCTCCGACTCGTCGGCGACGCGCTGGGCGAAGGCAGCGCGGTCACGGATGATCTGCTCGACCGACAGCGAACCCACGATCGACCGCAACGCTCCCGCGAGGACCTCCTGGGTGAACGTCTCGACCTCACCCTGCTGCGAGGCGAAACGCTGGGCAGCGGCCCGGATCGAGTCCTCGTTGCCGCCGACCTTGACGATCGCGACGCCGTCGAGGTTGAGCTTGATGCCCTGACCGGAGACGGCGCCGCGGATCTGCACCGGGATGCGTCGCGACGACAGGTCGATCGCGGCCAGCCGCTGCACGAAGGGCACCACGAATACACCCGAGCCCATCACGACCTTCTGGCCCGAGAGGTCCGTCGAGATCTCGCCGGTCTCCGGGTTGCGGACCTCCTTGCCCTTGCGGCCGGTGACGATGAACGCCTCGTGGGGGCCGGCCACCTTATAGCGCGTGGTGACCAGCAGGCCGATCAGGATCAGCAGGACGACTAGGCCGATCACGGCGATGACGACGGGGGACATGAGTGCTCCTTGGTGAGGCGATCAGGGGAGGAAGAGTGGCTCGACCTGGACGGAGGTGGGCGACAGGATCGAGACGATGGTGACGGTGGTGCCGGCCGGAACGGGAGCGGACGACTTGGCGTTGAGTCGGGTCACCTGACCAGCGACGCTGAGTGACACCGTGCCGAAACCGCCTTCGGGGATCTCGCTGATCACGGTGCCATTGCGTTCGAGCAGGTCATTCGTACGCACCGTGGCGTGGTCATTGCCGTGTCGCAGTTGGGCCGACACCCAGCCCGCGCCCGCGCCGAGCAGGACGCCCAGGACGAGACCGATGATGACGGACAACCCCATGGAGTCGGTGATGTCGTACGCGATCGCGCCTGCGAAGCCGAAGGCTCCGATGAAGGCCGACACGGCTTCGGTCGAGAAGAGCCCCCCGCTGACGGCGTCGAGAGCGCCGTCCAGATGATCGCCGATGATGAGCGCGATGAGCAGCAACGCGACGCCGACGCCGCCGATGATCAAGAACGCGGTCACGCGGCTCCCTCCGACTCCTGGGCCGATACTAGGCAGGTCCGTCCACCCCTGGGAGGGTCGGTCACTCGGGTTCGTCCCCCTCCGGCAAGGCGCGCAAACCGAACTTTCGTCTCGCCCACATCGTGGCGGTCGCGGTGAGGAGTACGCCGAGTGTGGCCGAGACCACCCACCAGGTCGACTCGCGACCCCAGAAGGCCTCGATCACCGCCCACCCGACCGTCGTATAGATGGTCGCCCAGGCCATCGAGCCGACCACGAGCGCGGGGACATAGCGGCGCCCGGGCATCTGCAATCCACCGGCTGCGACATTCACCGCCGTCTGCACTCCCACGGTCAGGAAGGACGCCGCCACGAGCGGGGCGCCGAAGCGTGCGACGACGCGTTCGGCACGGCGTACGGAGGGACGATCCAGCAACCCGCGCCAGCGCGAATCGACCGTGCGGGCGCCGCGCCCCATCCAATACAGCGCGGTGCCGCGCGCCAGGGAGCCACCCAAGAAGAAGACCCAGGTTGCCGCGATCGGCCAGTCGGCGAAGGGCGCGGCGACCAGAGGCATGGGCCCCAGTCTGCCCCGACCTTCAATCAGACCAGCGAGCGGTAGATCTGCGTCGTCTTGTCGGCGATCGCACCCCAGGAGAAGTGATCCATCGCACGCTGGCGGCCGGCCCGACCCATCTGGGCCGCACGCTCCGGATCAGCCAGCACCTGATTCATCGCGGCGGCGAAGTCCGCGACATACCGCTCGGGATCGAGCGGCGTGCCGGTGCCGTCTGACACCTGCTCGATCGGCACGAGCAGGCCGGTCTCACCGGAGACCACGACCTCGGGGATGCCGCCGGTCGCGGTCGCCACCACCGCGGTCTCGCACGCCATCGCCTCCAGGTTGACGATCCCCAGGGGCTCGTAGACGGACGGGCAGGCGAAGACGGTCGCGGCGGTGAGCAGCGCGGTCACGTCCGTGCGCGGCAGCATCTCGCGGATCCACACCACGCCGTCGCGAGTGGCGGCCAACCCGGCTGCGAGGTCGGAGACCTCCTTCTCGATCTCGGGGGTGTCAGGTGCTCCCGCGCACAGCACGATCTGCACCTCGGGAGCCAGTTCGGCACATGAGCGCAGGAACCACGGCAGTCCCTTCTGGCGGGTCACCCGGCCCACGAAGATCACCGACGGGCGATCCGGGTCGACGCCGAGTTCGCGTACGCGCTCGTGGTTGTGATGCGGCGACCACGAATCGGTGTCGATGCCGTTGTGTACGACGTGCACCCTCGCGGGGTCGACGGCCGGATAGGAGCGCAGGACATCGTCGCGCATGGCCGCAGAGACCGCGATGATCGCGCTCGCGGCCTCGTACGCCGTCTTCTCCACCCACGACGAGATGCGGTAGCCGCCGCCCAGTTGCTCGGCCTTCCACGGCCGCAGCGGCTCCAACGAGTGTGCCGAGATCACGTGCGGCACGTCGTAGAGGAGGGCGGCGAGGTGGCCGGCCATGTTGGCGTACCAGGTATGCGAGTGCACCAGGTCTGTGCCCGCGCAGCCGTCGGCCATCGCCAGGTCGACGCCGAGGGTCTTGAGAGCACCATTGGCGTCGGCGAGTTCGGCGAGTTCGGCGTACGACGAGGTGCCCGTCTCGTCCCGGGGAGCCCCGAACGCCCGCACGCGCGCATCGACCGCGCCGGCTGCGCGTCCGGAGTCACGAAGTGCCTTGACCAATTCGGTCACGTGGACACCGGCGCCACCGTAGATCTCGGGCGGATATTCCTTGGTCAGCACGTCGACTCGCATACCTGGAAGATAGTGCGCCCAGCACCGGCGGTCACGCTTGCGGCACGGCTGGCAAAGGGGAAGGCTGGAGCCATGAGTCCGTCGCGCAAGAAAGTGCTCGTCATCGTTCTGGCAGGCGGCGAGGGCAAGCGGCTGATGCCGCTCACCGCCGACCGCGCCAAGCCCGCGGTGCCGTTCGCGGGCATCTACCGGCTGATCGACTACGCGCTGTCCAACGTGGTCAACTCCGGCTATCTCAAGATCATCGTCCTCACCCAATACAAGTCGCACAGCCTCGACCGACACGTCACGCAGACCTGGCGGATGTCGACGATGCTGGGCAACTACGTCGCACCCGTGCCGGCCCAGCAGCGGGTCAACAAGTCCTGGTATCTCGGCAGTGCCGACGCGATCTTCCAGTCCCTCAACGCGATCAGGGACGAGAAGCCCGAAATCGTGGTGGTCGTAGGGGCCGATCACGTGTATCGGATGGACTTCTCCCAGATGGTGGCGGCGCACGTGGAGTCCGGTGCTGCGGCGACGGTCGCCGCGATCCGCCAGCCGATCAAGGACGCCAATCAGTTCGGCGTGATCGACGTGGTGCCGGAGGACCCGTGGCAGATCCGTGAGTTCCTGGAGAAGCCGCACGACCCGGTCGGGCTGCCCGACGCCCCGCACGAGGTGCTGGCCTCGATGGGCAACTACGTCTTCGACGCGGACGCGCTGGTCGAAGCCGTCACCCAGGACGCCACTCTCGCCGGCTCCAAGCACGACATGGGAGGCGACATCATCCCGGCCTTCGTGGAGAAGGGCGAGGCAGGCGTCTACGACTTCCGCGACAACGACGTACCCGGCTCGGATGACCGCGATCGCAACTACTGGCGTGACGTCGGGACGTTGCAGTCCTACTGGGAGGCGCACATGGACGTCACCGCGCCACTTCCCGTGTTCAACCTCTACAACTTCCAGTGGCCGATCTTCACGTCGTACGGTCCGCAGCCGCCCGCCAAACTCACCAGGGGAGCGCAGGGGCAGTTGTCGGTGGCCGAGAACGCCGTGCTCTCGCCCGGTGTCGTGGTCAGTGGTGGTCAGGTCCACGGGTCGGTGCTGTCACCCTCGTGCCGCGTACGGACGAATGCCCAGGTCACCGACTCGGTGCTGCTGCACGACGTACGGGTGGAGCGCAACGCCAGCGTCCACAACTGCATCATCGACAAGGGCGTCCTCATCCCCGAGGGAGTCGCGGTGGGCGTCGACAAGGAGCACGACCGGGCGCGTGGCTTCGCGGTCGAGGGTGACCTGACGATCATCGGCAAGGGTCAGATCGTGACGCCGTGAGCGATCTGCGATCTGCTCGATCCTCTCGGCGGGCGGTGGTGCTGATGCTCATACTGGCGCTGGGCCTGCTGGCGGGATGCCGGGAAGGTGACTCGGCGAGTGACCCCGCCGCGCAGACCACGACCGCAACCCCGACGAGCCCGACTGACTCCGCATCCGGGAGTCGCTTCGCGACGGTCGTACACGAGACGGCCGCCGGCGGCGAGGTCGGGCCGGTCGTACGTCTGGACTCCGCGCGAGCCGTCGACGAGTTCGTCGCCCAGTTCACCCGGGCAGGGCTGGGGGAGAAGATCAGGGCCGAGTTGGAGGTCCGCGACCTGCGACCTGGTGACGTGATGGTGGGGCGGGTCGTGGCGATCGGGTGCGACGTCCCGCAGGTGCTGATACGTGACGCGGGCGAGTTGCTCGTGGCGCAGCCGGTTCCCAAGTCCACCCACGAGTGCTTCGCGCCGATGACCTCGGTCGCGTTGGCGCCGGTCTCGCAGGACGAGGTTCCTCAGCCGACCGGTGGCGAATAGACCACCTGCAGGCCGTCGGGCACCTTCCGCTCCGAGCCGTCAGAGGGCGAGTTGAGTACGCCCAGCGTGCCGTCGGGAAGCAGGCCCGCCATCGCCGACGAGCCGCCGCCGTCCAGATTCAGCGCGTCCTCGCAGCCCCACTCCAGCATCAGGTTGGCCAGCTCCACCATCGTGTAGCCGCGCGAGAACGACTGCCGTCCGTCGATCACCGTCAAGAAGACCGTGTTGGTGTCGCGGTCGATGCCCACGGCCGTACGCGGGTGCATCTCGCGGTCGTCGACGACCGTACGCACGCCCTCATCGAGCAGTTGCTTGTTGCCCGTGATCGCCACCGGCGGACGTCCGGCGACGCGTGGACGCACCGTGATCCGGGTGCCCTTGCGCAGCGCCCGGAGCTGCTCGGCGCCCTTGCCGCGACCGATCAGCACGGCGCCGAAGATCTCGCGTCCGGTGCTGAGTCTCGTGCGGTTGCTGATCACCCGACCTCGGTCCACGACGACCTCGCGGACCCGCTTGGTCTGCCCGTCGGTGACGCGCGCGCCGACGGTATAGCCCCAGTCGGGGGAGTAGGCGCCGATGCTGCCTGGGGCGACGGTCGGGGAGTTGTAGTTGGCGAGGCGGAGTTTGGGGCGCTGCTTGATCTTGGCCTTGACGGCCAGTTCGCCGATCTGGGGTTTGCCGGCACGGTCGATCCAGAACCCGGCGTTCCAGCCTTCGACCGGGCCGTGGACGACGCCGGGACCGCGGCCGATGCCCACCCCGAGCGGCGCCTGGGTGTCGGCGATGTCGAAGAAGTCACCGTTGACTCCGAGCACCGCTCCCTCGCGCTCGACCATCGTCGAGACCGCCTCGCGGGTGCGTACGGTGTCTGCTCCCAGGTAGTCCATCGAGAGGCCCGGCTCGTCGAGGTCCACGGCCGCGACGTAGCCGCGGACGTTGCCGCGTGCGTCGATGCGGTCGAAGGACGTCACGGTCACTCCGGGCGCCACCGGCCAGACGGAGAGCACGCGGGTGGTCGGGGCCTTCGCGCGCGGGGAGAGCTTCGGGGCGATCTTGCCGATGACGCCGTCGGAGGAGTGGCGGGTACGACTTCCCTGCTGCGGCGTGTCCTCGTCGGCAGCGACCGCCACCGGGGCAAGAGCGGCTGCGAGGAGCATGACGGCGCAGGGTGTGAGGAGTCGTACGGTCCGAGAGCGCATGGCGTTCAGGGTAGGCACTGGTCACGACCCGTGGCTCTCCAGGTCGCGGCGCGTCCGGGATTGGGGTGCGGGGCGAGGTTGGTTTGATAGGGCTGTGGGCGCCACCAATCAACTCTGGGTGGGTGACAACCTGGAGGTTCTGCCCCGCCTGGCCGCAGAGTCGGTGGATTGTGTCTACATCGACCCGCCCTACAACACCGGGTCGACGTTCGCCTATCGCGATGACTTTCGCGACGGCAGCGGATTCGGCTCCCGCGCCACTCGGCATCGTGCCTGGGTCGAGATGATGCGCCCGCGCCTGGTGGCAGCGCACCGGGTGCTCGCACGGCGCGGTGCGATCTTCTGCTCGATCGACGACCACGAGGTGGCCTATCTGAGGTTGCTGCTCGACGAGGTCTTCGGCGAGGACAACTTCGTCTCGCAGATCGTGGTCAACCTCAATGCGAAGGGGCGCCAGCTCGGCCGTGGCTTCGCGACTTCCCACGAATACCTGCTGATCTATGCCAAGGCTCTGCCCGACTGCGCGCTCGACGCTTCCTCGGCCGCCCTCGTCGACCCGGCGGACTTCCCGCTGACGGCTCCGGACGGGCGCCGATTCCGGCACCTGCCGCTGCGCAACACCAACAAGAAGTTCAACCCGGCCACCGCACCCACCTTGGCGTACGCCCTGTGGGGCCACCCTGGCACCGGCCGGGTGAGCACGACGCCCTTCCCGGACGCCACCGAGGTGTGGCCGACTTTCGGCGACGGCGCCCCGGCCGTGTGGCGCTGGTCGCCGGGGCTGATCGATCAGCGACCCGATGATCTGGAATGTCGGCGCTTTCGGGGGCGTACGGGCGAACGAGTCGACATCTTCCAGCGCGATTGGCTGGAGCGTTCGCACCGGGGGAGCAGACGCAAGAAACTGCGTACGATCTGGCCGGCCGCCGAGATCGGTACCACCGACTCCGCCGTGGTCGAGTTGAAGGCGCTGATCGGTCCCGTCTTCGAATCCCCCAAGCCCACGGGGCTGTTGTTGCGGATCCTGGAAACGATGCCGTCGGACTCGGCGGTGCTGGATTTCTTCGCCGGCTCAGGTACGACCGGGCACGCCGTCGCGTTGGCCAACGCCGACGACGGCGGGACTCGGACATGCCTGAGTGTGCAGTCTCCTGAGCCGGTCCGGCCCGGCTCGAACGCCGACCTGGCCGGTTTCGCGACGGTCGCGCAGATCACCGAAGCCCGGTTGCGCCGCGTGGCCGAGATGGTGGGCGGCGGGTTCGAGATGCGGGCAGACTGACGGAGTGAGCGACGACTCGGGCCGCGACCATGTC of the Nocardioides sp. genome contains:
- the glgC gene encoding glucose-1-phosphate adenylyltransferase, encoding MSPSRKKVLVIVLAGGEGKRLMPLTADRAKPAVPFAGIYRLIDYALSNVVNSGYLKIIVLTQYKSHSLDRHVTQTWRMSTMLGNYVAPVPAQQRVNKSWYLGSADAIFQSLNAIRDEKPEIVVVVGADHVYRMDFSQMVAAHVESGAAATVAAIRQPIKDANQFGVIDVVPEDPWQIREFLEKPHDPVGLPDAPHEVLASMGNYVFDADALVEAVTQDATLAGSKHDMGGDIIPAFVEKGEAGVYDFRDNDVPGSDDRDRNYWRDVGTLQSYWEAHMDVTAPLPVFNLYNFQWPIFTSYGPQPPAKLTRGAQGQLSVAENAVLSPGVVVSGGQVHGSVLSPSCRVRTNAQVTDSVLLHDVRVERNASVHNCIIDKGVLIPEGVAVGVDKEHDRARGFAVEGDLTIIGKGQIVTP
- a CDS encoding VTT domain-containing protein, whose product is MPLVAAPFADWPIAATWVFFLGGSLARGTALYWMGRGARTVDSRWRGLLDRPSVRRAERVVARFGAPLVAASFLTVGVQTAVNVAAGGLQMPGRRYVPALVVGSMAWATIYTTVGWAVIEAFWGRESTWWVVSATLGVLLTATATMWARRKFGLRALPEGDEPE
- a CDS encoding SPFH domain-containing protein; its protein translation is MSPVVIAVIGLVVLLILIGLLVTTRYKVAGPHEAFIVTGRKGKEVRNPETGEISTDLSGQKVVMGSGVFVVPFVQRLAAIDLSSRRIPVQIRGAVSGQGIKLNLDGVAIVKVGGNEDSIRAAAQRFASQQGEVETFTQEVLAGALRSIVGSLSVEQIIRDRAAFAQRVADESETSLTGQGLVLDTFQIQDITDDGSYLADLGRPEAAKLGQLAAIAEANARQAAEQARIAAEQEIAITQRALALKESEIKAETDAAAATAAAAGPLAQADRDQMILTEQEKVAVRQAALKERQLDTEVRKPADAERYRVETEAAGRRQSEILEAEARKASSIAAAEAEAEKSRLTGEGEKSRRSALAEAEAIEGAKRGEAEKARRIAEAEALRAEGEAQGAAILAAGQAEAEAMDKKAAAFAQYNEAAVLQMLIEVLPKVAAELAKPMGSIDKLTVISSDGAGELPKQVTNNLVQTMELLKSTTGMDLEALVQKYAGSGTSEHRAVSPPATGADQA
- a CDS encoding DUF3054 domain-containing protein; this encodes MSARWFALDAALVVVFATIGRASHEESLSLGGIAHTAWPFLISLALGWLGVTLRGWAVTSVWSGLVLWLTTVVGGMVLRAVSHQGTNPAFIVVATLFVGACLVGWRGVYRLTTR
- a CDS encoding site-specific DNA-methyltransferase; translated protein: MGATNQLWVGDNLEVLPRLAAESVDCVYIDPPYNTGSTFAYRDDFRDGSGFGSRATRHRAWVEMMRPRLVAAHRVLARRGAIFCSIDDHEVAYLRLLLDEVFGEDNFVSQIVVNLNAKGRQLGRGFATSHEYLLIYAKALPDCALDASSAALVDPADFPLTAPDGRRFRHLPLRNTNKKFNPATAPTLAYALWGHPGTGRVSTTPFPDATEVWPTFGDGAPAVWRWSPGLIDQRPDDLECRRFRGRTGERVDIFQRDWLERSHRGSRRKKLRTIWPAAEIGTTDSAVVELKALIGPVFESPKPTGLLLRILETMPSDSAVLDFFAGSGTTGHAVALANADDGGTRTCLSVQSPEPVRPGSNADLAGFATVAQITEARLRRVAEMVGGGFEMRAD
- a CDS encoding phosphodiester glycosidase family protein; translated protein: MRSRTVRLLTPCAVMLLAAALAPVAVAADEDTPQQGSRTRHSSDGVIGKIAPKLSPRAKAPTTRVLSVWPVAPGVTVTSFDRIDARGNVRGYVAAVDLDEPGLSMDYLGADTVRTREAVSTMVEREGAVLGVNGDFFDIADTQAPLGVGIGRGPGVVHGPVEGWNAGFWIDRAGKPQIGELAVKAKIKQRPKLRLANYNSPTVAPGSIGAYSPDWGYTVGARVTDGQTKRVREVVVDRGRVISNRTRLSTGREIFGAVLIGRGKGAEQLRALRKGTRITVRPRVAGRPPVAITGNKQLLDEGVRTVVDDREMHPRTAVGIDRDTNTVFLTVIDGRQSFSRGYTMVELANLMLEWGCEDALNLDGGGSSAMAGLLPDGTLGVLNSPSDGSERKVPDGLQVVYSPPVG
- the glgA gene encoding glycogen synthase yields the protein MRVDVLTKEYPPEIYGGAGVHVTELVKALRDSGRAAGAVDARVRAFGAPRDETGTSSYAELAELADANGALKTLGVDLAMADGCAGTDLVHSHTWYANMAGHLAALLYDVPHVISAHSLEPLRPWKAEQLGGGYRISSWVEKTAYEAASAIIAVSAAMRDDVLRSYPAVDPARVHVVHNGIDTDSWSPHHNHERVRELGVDPDRPSVIFVGRVTRQKGLPWFLRSCAELAPEVQIVLCAGAPDTPEIEKEVSDLAAGLAATRDGVVWIREMLPRTDVTALLTAATVFACPSVYEPLGIVNLEAMACETAVVATATGGIPEVVVSGETGLLVPIEQVSDGTGTPLDPERYVADFAAAMNQVLADPERAAQMGRAGRQRAMDHFSWGAIADKTTQIYRSLV